The genome window ATAGAACAACTACTGTTTAAAATTAAAATCCCATTGCGCTATAGGCGCAATGGGATTTTTAATTTTAATAGGGCACAACACCTATCCCTTATCGTCCCTTCTTGCATCTGACGAGTTCTTACGAGAGGAATGCACGACGGTAATTAGAAAGTTTTATGATCTATGCTCCAGAGCTAGAAATTGAGATTTTTCCCTTCTTGAATCCGACGACTTCTCGACCTCTGCTTTGCCGAAAGAGAGGAATGCATAATGCCGTCAGCTAATGGTTGTTCACGGCTTACTAAGAGTAAAAAATGAATTAAAAAAAAACAGAGAAAACCCCTTTAAAACTTGTTTTCAAAGGGATTTAAAATAGTATTAGTACCTAATACTAAAGTGAAAATGCTTTTTTTACTACATCTACATAATCCAACTTCTCCCAAGTAAATAATTCTACTTCACGTTCTACTCTTCCGTTATACGGAGATTCAAACACTAATTTTTCTATTCTTGGCGTTCTACCCATATGACCATAAGCAGCTGTTTCAGAATAAATGGGATTTCTTAATTTCAAGCGAGATTCTATTGCCGCGGGACGCATGTCAAATATTTCAGCAACTTTTCTAGAAATCTCTCCATCGGTAAGATTTACTGTTGCAGTTCCATAAGTATATACGTTGATAGAAGTAGGCTTTACCACACCTATCGCATAAGAAACCTGGACCAATACTTCTGTAGCAAGGCCGGCAGCTACTAAGTTTTTAGCAACATGACGAGATGCATAGGCAGCACTTCTATCTACTTTTGAAGGATCTTTCCCAGAAAAAGCACCACCACCGTGAGCACCTTTACCACCATAAGTATCTACAATAATCTTACGACCTGTTAACCCAGTATCTCCGTGTGGACCGCCGATTACAAATTTACCAGTAGGGTTGATGTGGTATGTAATGTCATCATTAAACAATTTCTGAGCATAATCTGGAAGCAATTTTTTGACACGAGGTATCAAAATCTCTAGAAGGTCTTTTTTGATTTGTGCCAGCATCGCATGGTCATCATCATTAAAATCGTCATGTTGTGTAGAAATAACAATTGCCTCGATGCGCTGGGGTACATTATCATCACTATACTCAATAGTTACCTGTGATTTTGCATCAGGACGCAAATAGGTGATGTCTTTCATCTCCCGACGCAATGCTGCTAATTCAATAAGGATCTTATGAGAAATATCTAACGCCAGGGGCATGTAATTCTCTGTCTCGTTAGTCGCATAACCGAACATCATACCTTGATCTCCAGCACCTTGCTCTTCTTTTGTGGCGCGATCCACTCCTTGATTGATGTCTTGAGATTGCTCGTGTATCAATGAGATCACTCCACAAGAGTCACCAGAAAACTTATAAGCTCCTTTGGTGTAGCCTATTTTATTGATCACGTCGCGAGCAATTTGCGCAGCGTCTATATAGGTGTCAGATTTCACTTCACCTGCAAGTACTACCTGTCCAGTAGTTACAAGGGTTTCACAAGCCACCTTTGATTCGGGATCGAAGGCTAAAAAATTATCTAATAAAGCATCACTGATCTGGTCAGCAACTTTGTCTGGATGTCCTTCACTAACGGACTCTGATGTAAATAAGTAGGGCATTTTATAGTTGCGCTTTCGCGAAAGCGAAACAAAAACAAACTATTTTTTATGATGATCAACCTTTTTAGTTTAGGATCAACTTTTTAAAATCGCTTGAATTGTATAACCTCGCGTGATTAATACTACAAGAAGATAAGGTGGCTGTATTGTTTTGCGCAGTACACGGTTTTAGCGTTTTATGTCTCGAATGTAATCTCGGGACGAGGTCGCAAGCAGCCAAATCTTTCCTCTTTATTGAATTGCAAATGTAATACATGTAAATCTTTAATAATAGCTGCGTTATAGGATTATTAACAACCATCATAATCAGACCTTATTATGGTAATTTATACCGGTTCTTTAAATGATATCCTAAGGAAACAGAAAGCTTATTTAAGACAGGTAGATGATAAAAAAATCGTTAGACAGGTTCTCTACGAGATAGGGAGTTAGATAAAATAATAGCATTATTCAGGAATCGGAGTCCTAATTAGATGTCATAAACACCTATTTTTCGTCTTCTCTTTTACGACATCTAAGGTGAGTAACAAGACTTATGCATCATATCTGTAGGAACAATTATGCCAAAATCAGGGTGAATGAGTAACCAAAAAAAGATTTAACTGTCATAAATTCAAGTAAGTATAAAGAAGTACACCATTACCCTATAAAACAAATAGGATAAAAAGCTCTTAAAAATTTGGAAATAACAAAAAGTTTTCTGAATCTTTACACTCACGTTCATAACCTTATTGAAATTATCAAGAAAGGACGAGGGATCAGACCCATCGACTCCTTAGCAACCCTTTATTTATCTAGACAATAAATAGAGAAGGTGCTAACTTCTGCTCACAGCTTTTGTGAGACTAGATGATGTAAACAAATAGTAGGTTATACTACCACAAGTTTCTTTTTTGATTTTTATTTCCCGATGAATTCGGGGAACTAAATCTGTATTTCTAATTGGTTTTGAGCTTTATATCAGTTTAATAAGGATATGACGCATTTAAACTTGTTCATTTCTCGTTTTATTTTATTGTTCTCAATTTCTATAGCGACGGTTAAGTAAATTGTTCACAGCTTCATAAAACAAAAAAGCAACATCGTTTTCTTTACGCCATCCGATTGTTAAAATGATTCCATTTTTAATTTTTAAAAGAAACTTATTATGTCTCAAAAATTTTCAACAAACGCACTTCATGCAGGTCATGATGTAAAGAACAACGGTGGCACCAGAGCTGTTCCATTGTATCAATCCACTAGTTATGTGTTCCATAACAGCGATCATGCTGCAAATCTTTTTGCACTGGCTGAGCCCGGATACATATACACCAGAATTAACAACCCGACGGTAGATGTGCTCGAGCAACGTCTTGCTGCACTAGAAGGAGGAATAGCCGCAGTGGCAACCGCTTCTGGAACCAGTGCAATTTCTACAACTCTCTTAACGCTTTTACGTGCTGGCGATCATATCGTTGCGAGCAATTCTCTATATGGAGGTACGTTCAATTTGCTGTTGGTGACCTTACCTCGTTTAGGAATTACAACCACATTTGTGAATCCTAATGATAAGGATGCCTTTACAAATGCAATTCAAGAAAATACCCGCGCCATTTTTGTGGAGTCCCTAGGGAATCCAAAACTAGATGTACTCGATCTTAAAAAAATTAGCGCGCAGGCAAAAACAGCTCGTGTTCCTTTGATCGTAGATAATACTGTTGCAACGCCTTATTTATTAAATCCAATAGAGTATGGAGCAAATATCGTGATCCACTCACTTACTAAATACATCAATGGCAATGGGACGGCACTCGGTGGTATTATTATCGATGCAGGAACCTTTGATTGGACCAATGGCAAGTTCCCTGAATTTACAGAACCTAGTGCAGGATATCACGGATTAATCTACAGTGAAGCACTGGAGGCAGCAGCTTTTATTGCTAAAGTACGTATTGAAGGATTACGTGATCTAGGGGGAGCGATTTCTCCATTTAATGCTTGGCAAATTATCCAAGGACTAGAAACATTGCCTTTACGCATGGATAGACATTCTCAAAATGCATTGGAACTAGCTAAATGGTTACAATCTAAAGAAGAAGTAGAATGGGTCAATTATCCTGGTCTAGAAACCAGCGATTACCACGACCTAGCAAAAGAGTATTTGCCTAAAGGGCAAAGCGGAATTGTCACTTTTGGCGTAAAAGGTGGTTATGAAATTGCAAAGAAAGTGGTAGATAGTGCAAAGGTATTTTCATTACTGGCTAACATAGGAGACACCAAATCATTGATCATCCATCCAGCGAGTACGACTCACCAGCAATTAAAAGATGAAGATCAATTGACTACTGGAGTTACTAAAGACTTGATCCGACTGTCTGTAGGTCTGGAAGATCTGACTGATCTGACTGCAGATTTAGAACAGGCTTTTGCTTCAATCGATAAAAAAGTCCTTGCATAGATGGCTCTTAATTTAAAACATATCGACCTTCTAGATTTTAAATTAAAGTCGGGAAAAGTGCAGGATATTAGTGTTTCTTATCAGGTTTTTGGGCGTGCGTTGCATACGGCGCCCATTATTCTGATCAATCATGCGCTTACAGGGAATTCTTCTGTGACCGACTGGTGGGGGGACCTAATAGGCGATAAAAAAGTGATTGATACCTTGCAATTTACAGTTCTCGCGTTTGATATTCCAGGAAATGGTTATGATGGAAACATTGATCATTTGATCTTTAATTATCAAGATTGGACGCTGTTTGATGTAGGTTTCGCTTTCGCGAAAGCGCTACAATCATTAAACATCTCGTTTATAGACCTAGGAATAGGAGGAAGTATAGGCGGTGCCTTATTATGGGAAATGCTAGCGCAACAACCAGAATTATTTGGAACTATCGTGCCTATCGCAGCAGACTGGAAAGCAACCGACTGGATCATAGCTTGTTGTCATATTCAAGAATCCATCCTTGCTACATCGAGCAAACCTGTAGAAGTGGCTAGACAACACGCGATGACTTTTTATAGATCACCGCAAGGATTGCGCTATAAATTTAAAAGGAGTAAAGATCATACAGCTTTTAAGGTGCAAGAATGGTTGGATTTCCATGGTGTCGAATTAAAAAAGCGATTTTCATTACCTGCTTATAGATTATTAAACCAATTGTTATGTACAGCCAATGCTGCCAATCATAGGGATGAAAATATAGTCGCAACTATCGCTCCTTCTCAAACAGCCATTGAGTTAGTTGCTATAGACACGGACGGGTTTTTTGTTGCTGATGAAGATCGCAGGACTTATGGTTTATTAAAAGAAGAAAGAGATGTTAATTATCATGAAATTTCTTCCATCCATGGCCATGATGCCTTCCTAATCGAGCACGATCAGGTAAAGGAAATTCTTTGCGAGGTCCTACAAAACCGACTGTCTAAAACTTCAAAAACCATTTGTAATAATATCAGTTCACTGCAAAGTGCTTAGTGATCTATCCAAAACTTAATAATTTGAAAAACATACACTTATATATATTCGGAGTCGGGAATGTGGGGAGTACCCTGATTGATCAAGTACTCCAGTCGCGTTCCTTTTTTAAACAACAACACGGTATAGACCTACGAATTGTAGGTCTTGCTAATTCAAAACGAGTATTATTGGATCTAGACGGAATTTCAAAGAACTGGAAAGAAAACTTTGGCAATTTATCTGAAGCTCGAGAAGCAGATAGTTTTTATAAGATTTCCAGTCTTTATGATGCGACTAAAATTGCCATAGACGCAACGGCAAGTAAAGAGGTTTCTCAGTACTATCCAGTGCTGCTAGAAAATGATTTTAATATCGTAACTGCTAATAAAATTGCCAATACTTTGTCACAAGAATTCTACGATTTGATCCGGACATTATTAATTACAAAGAACTTAGGCTTTGAATATGAAACTAACGTGGGAGCAGGATTGCCTATTATTCAATCGGTTAAAGACTTGTACAGTAGCGGCGAGCAACTGTTTGCTATAAATGGCGTTTTCTCTGGTTCTTTGAGCTACATTTTTAATCGCTTTAGTGAAGAAGACAAACCTTTTTCAGAGATCGTAATAGAAGCTTTAAAAGAAGGCTATACAGAGCCTGATCCTAGAGAAGATCTTTCTGGGAATGATGTGGCTAGAAAACTGTTGGTCCTTGCTCGTGAGGCAGGTTTAAAACTAGAGTTTGACGATATTCAAATAGAAAATTTAGTTATTCCATCCTTAAGAACAGCCTCTTTAAATCAGTTTTTAGATGAGGTTAAAAGCTTAGATCCTGTTTTACAAAAAAAGAAGGACGCTTTAGAAGAAGGAGAAGTTCTGAGGCATCTAGGCGAGCTGGATGTGGTGAATAGACAACTTAAAGTTTCTTTGAAAGCTGTAAAAAAAGAAAGTCCATCCGGCCAATTAAAAGGCAGCGACGGCTTTTTTGAAATTTATTCAGAAAGCTATGCGACAAATCCTTTAGTGATCAAAGGAGCTGGCGCTGGAAAGGCGGTTACTGCTCGGGGTCTTTTATCAGATATAATAAAAGTGAGTAAGTCTACTAAAGAGGTTTTAGTGGCTCGATAAGTTCAAATAGGAAAGGGAGGTGTATTAGTTTCGTTTTCGCGAAAGCAGAACTATAACCTAAAACTTATTGAGCAATACTGAAAGTGAAGGTAGTATATGAACCTAGCTCAGATGCTACTGAAATTTCTCCACCTAATTTATAAACTAGTTTTTTTACAGTACTAAGACCTATTCCATGTCCCTTTTGGCCGTTACGATCATATGCTCCTACCGTAGAAAAGAGGTCAAAAATAGTTTCTAGTTTATCGTTTGGAATTCCTCTACCATTATCAGATATTTTAAAGATATAATGAGTGGTATCTAAGGAAATACTCAGGTCAATGACGGCCTTTTCCTTATCGTTGTATTTAATACTGTTTCCTATTAAATTTAAAAAGATTTGTTCTAGAGCCACCCGATTGCAGTGCAACGTATGATTAAATTCTGGCAGGTTGATCTCACAATCATGCTTGATATTGATAAGCTCGATGATGTTTTCAAGAAGATCGTTAACATTAAAACTTTTACGGTCGTCCATATCGTAAGAGGAACTTTCATAATGCGCTAGGATGTCAGTGATATAATTACTCAAGGATAGGGAAGACTTTTTAAGATAGCCTAAATATTTTTTCCCATTATCATCAAAAAGTTCTGAATATTTCTTTTTAAGAATATCTGAGGTCAAAATAAGATTTGCTAGGGGCATTTTCATATCGTGGGAAACGGTACCGGCAAAATCTTTTAATAATTCATTATGTTTTTTCAAATGACTTCTAGATTCCTGAAGTTCATTATTAAGTACATGAAGCTTGAGGAGTTCCTGCACTTGCTGTGCTAAATGTTGCAAAGCTTTCTTCTGTTTTTCATCTAGCTTTTTAGGTTGGTCATCGATAACGCATAAGGTTCCTAATGCATGTCCTGATGGGTCTAATATGGGTACTCCAGCATAAAAGATGACTGGGTTTTCTTTATCGAGAACTAAGGGGTTGTCTTTAAACCTAAGGTCACTAGATGCATCAGAGATTTCCATAAGCTCTGTTGGGTTGTGAATAGCATGAGCACAAAAACTGACTTCTCTAGAGGTTTCACAAGCGGCAATTCCTACCTTAGATTTGAACCACTGCCTATTTTCATCAACAAGCGAAATAACAGCATTGCGGGTACCGCATATATAGGAAGCAAGCTCTGTGATGTGGTCATATTGCTGTTCTGGAAGAGAATCTAGAATATGAAGACTTTGTAAAGCATTTAATCTAGCCTTTTCATTTTTAGGATCTTTAGGGGCAATCATTAAGTAAGGGTTGGTTTATAAGCTCTCCACTTCTTATTTAATTAGAAGCATTCTCAAATATAAGGAGAATTATTGCCGCAGTTTTGGGTGACTGCATTGTTTTCGATAAGAGGTCGTTATTAAGGATGTTTGTTATCAAAACATTAAAATTATAAATAGCTCGTTTTGAAATAGAAATTTAAGGATACAAAGAAGCTTTGTGATCTTATTTTTTTAAAGCTTTAATTTCCTCTTTTAACAGCTCTATTTGAACTTGTTGCTCTTGAACAGCTTTTACAAGTATAGGAATTACTTGTCCGTAGTCTACTGCAAGAGATTTTTGATCGTCTTTTCCTTCATCGACTATAGAAGGAATCTGACCCTGAAGCTCCTGAGCCATAAAACCGTATTG of Nonlabens sp. Ci31 contains these proteins:
- the metK gene encoding methionine adenosyltransferase, with the translated sequence MPYLFTSESVSEGHPDKVADQISDALLDNFLAFDPESKVACETLVTTGQVVLAGEVKSDTYIDAAQIARDVINKIGYTKGAYKFSGDSCGVISLIHEQSQDINQGVDRATKEEQGAGDQGMMFGYATNETENYMPLALDISHKILIELAALRREMKDITYLRPDAKSQVTIEYSDDNVPQRIEAIVISTQHDDFNDDDHAMLAQIKKDLLEILIPRVKKLLPDYAQKLFNDDITYHINPTGKFVIGGPHGDTGLTGRKIIVDTYGGKGAHGGGAFSGKDPSKVDRSAAYASRHVAKNLVAAGLATEVLVQVSYAIGVVKPTSINVYTYGTATVNLTDGEISRKVAEIFDMRPAAIESRLKLRNPIYSETAAYGHMGRTPRIEKLVFESPYNGRVEREVELFTWEKLDYVDVVKKAFSL
- a CDS encoding O-acetylhomoserine aminocarboxypropyltransferase/cysteine synthase family protein → MMSQKFSTNALHAGHDVKNNGGTRAVPLYQSTSYVFHNSDHAANLFALAEPGYIYTRINNPTVDVLEQRLAALEGGIAAVATASGTSAISTTLLTLLRAGDHIVASNSLYGGTFNLLLVTLPRLGITTTFVNPNDKDAFTNAIQENTRAIFVESLGNPKLDVLDLKKISAQAKTARVPLIVDNTVATPYLLNPIEYGANIVIHSLTKYINGNGTALGGIIIDAGTFDWTNGKFPEFTEPSAGYHGLIYSEALEAAAFIAKVRIEGLRDLGGAISPFNAWQIIQGLETLPLRMDRHSQNALELAKWLQSKEEVEWVNYPGLETSDYHDLAKEYLPKGQSGIVTFGVKGGYEIAKKVVDSAKVFSLLANIGDTKSLIIHPASTTHQQLKDEDQLTTGVTKDLIRLSVGLEDLTDLTADLEQAFASIDKKVLA
- a CDS encoding alpha/beta fold hydrolase, with product MALNLKHIDLLDFKLKSGKVQDISVSYQVFGRALHTAPIILINHALTGNSSVTDWWGDLIGDKKVIDTLQFTVLAFDIPGNGYDGNIDHLIFNYQDWTLFDVGFAFAKALQSLNISFIDLGIGGSIGGALLWEMLAQQPELFGTIVPIAADWKATDWIIACCHIQESILATSSKPVEVARQHAMTFYRSPQGLRYKFKRSKDHTAFKVQEWLDFHGVELKKRFSLPAYRLLNQLLCTANAANHRDENIVATIAPSQTAIELVAIDTDGFFVADEDRRTYGLLKEERDVNYHEISSIHGHDAFLIEHDQVKEILCEVLQNRLSKTSKTICNNISSLQSA
- a CDS encoding aspartate kinase: MKNIHLYIFGVGNVGSTLIDQVLQSRSFFKQQHGIDLRIVGLANSKRVLLDLDGISKNWKENFGNLSEAREADSFYKISSLYDATKIAIDATASKEVSQYYPVLLENDFNIVTANKIANTLSQEFYDLIRTLLITKNLGFEYETNVGAGLPIIQSVKDLYSSGEQLFAINGVFSGSLSYIFNRFSEEDKPFSEIVIEALKEGYTEPDPREDLSGNDVARKLLVLAREAGLKLEFDDIQIENLVIPSLRTASLNQFLDEVKSLDPVLQKKKDALEEGEVLRHLGELDVVNRQLKVSLKAVKKESPSGQLKGSDGFFEIYSESYATNPLVIKGAGAGKAVTARGLLSDIIKVSKSTKEVLVAR
- a CDS encoding sensor histidine kinase, with translation MIAPKDPKNEKARLNALQSLHILDSLPEQQYDHITELASYICGTRNAVISLVDENRQWFKSKVGIAACETSREVSFCAHAIHNPTELMEISDASSDLRFKDNPLVLDKENPVIFYAGVPILDPSGHALGTLCVIDDQPKKLDEKQKKALQHLAQQVQELLKLHVLNNELQESRSHLKKHNELLKDFAGTVSHDMKMPLANLILTSDILKKKYSELFDDNGKKYLGYLKKSSLSLSNYITDILAHYESSSYDMDDRKSFNVNDLLENIIELINIKHDCEINLPEFNHTLHCNRVALEQIFLNLIGNSIKYNDKEKAVIDLSISLDTTHYIFKISDNGRGIPNDKLETIFDLFSTVGAYDRNGQKGHGIGLSTVKKLVYKLGGEISVASELGSYTTFTFSIAQ